The Henckelia pumila isolate YLH828 chromosome 2, ASM3356847v2, whole genome shotgun sequence genome includes a window with the following:
- the LOC140881258 gene encoding uncharacterized protein isoform X4, translated as MDSKEEASAEGYRPIATTDNSGGSTTTMALQRKRARRVSFAEMTSVHFFDRDEEDNETPLAKAAKRDRISANDLDFGLELEQPKEIDGEDTDVEDMEMPRSFLRPLGSPSPGGSTIGSASSNDEENFFGPVSASFIRPGRLSDSGASDDIHDVTMDSTAFSMHYRSLARSESGGELKTPTVGQLHFEDKTPVNASVESSMVFSSLKTLRPKSSSPISKLSSSRNSNEMSLVVENLNRYDYEKLSPGLDALLAETKKNLLSVTAHDDVTASKSRKSEENEFLLSPNHGDNTVSLSNYSRKEQGVICSHDKANGDESDVGSKSDEADGILGSFSPKKLLLNAFDVTARCLSDHRPNSSPYQLSKDEYESSAVLSKSPAKQQMLLTAASPCKDLEIVSTLQENPDSFLRIESIGHQDMETPIQRSISKLELMEKSSFCSAFSARLDNATIKTLEFVKSPLDSVPYKNCDIFKSDLMNDIVTQEKLTNSCHGKELKNSLSLDNDLVESFNYVGGENHLEKYLGHISSVKSPSSLSARKPSSVLKYGQTAGSNLKRGLFTKKPSEDELMTKTESLLAEIAFSIEDKAIVTPSKVVSSRAKNLDYKFLASQGHQFNHSKDLMLQNQLKRTIDFDKDQGIAPEENLVDPNLSTETGKVDVVALGVKSSSNMPTSDVNHFEQLIGLEVANGREIDINNKENFGSTGNITVLGEDNKSGVMLPKTPVKGIKNSTNTSRFANNLAGEEFRAISGGTSSSLPSVNLNERSLMCQRGHSSGLETLDSLNDGDMETTIGRERKHWTNILSKFSEDTKHLFFGSGDEFNLMMFGVLGDLLVHLKKSKFYKTLFADAAPKCTSALHDQQIERVAETNTMLSQIVLERAKLQLNHLKRETLLKRLQQLSSRIQESQLIRTDLSSCSMEVSNSVIRFHAVGNQSVSVYPNKANEANAHRVCHEKLAAMRTVLEASEKKISNLKKNFHASCKIRTEPGCGDTIALVNEHFTKRAYCRFVRQDMQMWVFHSVESMSNHHSIVLDYLGLVVQRSCSWPYSKRIIFT; from the exons ATGGATTCCAAGGAAGAAGCTTCAGCCGAGGGATATCGCCCCATCGCCACTACGGATAATTCCGGCGGCAGCACCACTACAATGGCTCTGCAGAGGAAGAGGGCACGGAGAGTCAGTTTTGCAGAGATGACTTCCGTTCACTTCTTCGATCGAGATGAAGAAGATAACGAAACTCCTCTCGCTAAAGCTGCAAAAAGGGACAGAATTTCGGCTAATGACCTGGATTTTGGACTGGAACTTGAGCAACCTAAGGAAATCGATGGCGAGGACACTGATGTTGAAGATATGGAAATGCCAAGATCATTTCTGCGACCGTTGGGGTCACCTTCTCCTGGAGGGAGCACCATTGGTTCTGCCTCGTCCAATGATG AAGAAAATTTCTTTGGCCCGGTATCTGCCAGTTTTATAAGGCCTGGGCGGTTGTCTGATTCCGGAGCTTCAGATGATATTCATGATGTTACAATGGATTCAACTGCTTTTTCCATGCATTACCGTAGCCTTGCTAGGTCAGAGTCAGGAGGAGAATTAAAAACCCCGACAGTAGGTCAACTGCATTTTGAGGATAAAACACCTGTGAATGCAAGTGTAGAAAGCTCCATGGTATTCTCTTCACTGAAAACTCTAAGGCCCAAATCCTCTTCACCGATATCAAAATTAAGCAGTAGTCGCAATTCCAATGAAATGAGCCTAGTAGTAGAAAACCTTAACCGATATGACTATGAGAAACTGTCACCAGGATTGGATGCACTGCTGGCAGAAACTAAGAAAAATTTGCTTTCTGTAACTGCACATGATGATGTAACCGCTTCAAAATCACGTAAAAGTGAGGAAAATGAGTTTTTATTATCACCCAATCATGGGGATAACACCGTGAGTTTGAGCAATTATTCTAGGAAAGAGCAAGGTGTGATCTGTTCCCATGATAAGGCAAATGGGGATGAATCTGATGTTGGCAGCAAGTCGGATGAGGCAGATGGCATTCTTGGAAGCTTTTCCCCTAAAAAACTCTTGCTCAATGCATTTGATGTTACAGCTCGTTGCTTATCTGATCATAGACCAAATTCATCACCATATCAATTGAGTAAA GATGAGTATGAATCCTCAGCAGTATTGTCTAAATCTCCTGCCAAACAGCAAATGCTTCTAACAGCTGCTTCTCCTTGTAAAGATCTTGAGATCGTGAGTACTTTGCAAGAAAATCCAGATTCCTTTCTGAGAATTGAAAGCATAGGACATCAGGATATGGAGACTCCAATTCAACGAAGCATCTCCAAACTGGAATTAATGGAGAAATCTTCCTTCTGTTCTGCCTTCAGTGCCCGACTGGATAATGCCACGATCAAGACCCTGGAGTTTGTAAAATCCCCTCTTGACagtgttccatacaaaaattgtgatatttttaaaagTGATCTCATGAACGATATCGTGACTCAAGAGAAACTTACAAATTCTTGTCACGGTAAAGAATTGAAAAATTCCTTAAGCTTGGATAATGACTTGGTAGAGAGTTTTAACTATGTTGGTGGTGAAAATCATTTGGAAAAATATTTGGGCCATATATCTAGTGTGAAATCCCCAAGTAGCTTGAGTGCCAGGAAGCCCTCTTCAGTTTTAAAATATGGACAAACTGCTGGAAGTAATTTGAAGCGTGGTTTGTTCACAAAAAAGCCAAGTGAAGATGAATTAATGACCAAAACTGAGTCTTTATTAGCTGAAATTGCTTTTAGCATAGAAGACAAAGCAATTGTGACTCCAAGCAAGGTTGTTTCTTCTCGTGCAAAAAATTTGGATTATAAGTTTTTAGCTTCTCAAGGTCATCAATTTAATCATTCTAAAGATTTAATGCTTCAGAATCAGCTCAAACGCACTATAGATTTTGACAAAGATCAAGGTATTGCTCCAGAGGAAAATCTCGTTGATCCAAACCTGTCAACAGAAACTGGTAAGGTGGATGTTGTAGCCTTGGGAGTGAAGTCATCGTCAAACATGCCTACTTCTGACGTCAACCACTTTGAACAATTGATTGGGCTTGAAGTAGCAAATGGCAGAGAAATTGATATAAATAACAAGGAGAATTTTGGAAGCACTGGCAACATCACTGTTCTTGGTGAAGACAATAAATCTGGAGTCATGCTTCCTAAGACTCCGGTCAAAGGTATAAAAAATAGCACAAACACCTCCAGGTTTGCAAATAACCTTGCTGGTGAAGAATTCAGAGCTATTTCAGGTGGTACCAGTTCTTCATTGCCAAGTGTGAACTTAAATGAG AGAAGCCTCATGTGTCAGAGAGGCCACAGTAGTGGTCTAGAAACACTGGATTCTCTTAACGATGGCGACATGGAAACAACGATAGGCCGAGAAAGGAAACATTGGACTAAT ATATTATCAAAATTCTCCGAGGATACCAAACATTTGTTTTTTGGATCAGGCGATGAGTTTAATCTCATGATG TTTGGTGTGCTAGGAGATTTGTTGGTTCACCTGAAAAAGTCAAAATTCTACAAGACACTGTTCGCTGATGCTGCTCCCAAG TGTACATCTGCTCTCCATGACCAACAAATCGAGAG AGTCGCTGAAACAAATACAATGTTATCACAAATTGTATTAGAGAGGGCAAAATTACAGCTGAACCATTTAAAAAGGGAGACTCTTTTG AAAAGGTTACAACAGTTAAGTTCTAGAATACAGGAGTCACAATTAATAAGAACAGATCTGTCCTCATGTTCAATGGAGGTATCCAACTCTGTTATCCGATTTCATGCTGTTGGCAACCAGTCAGTTTCTGTATATCCGAATAAAGCAAATGAGGCGAATGCG CACCGGGTTTGCCATGAAAAATTGGCCGCAATGAGGACTGTCTTAGAAGCTTCagagaaaaaaatttcaaacttgAAGAAAAATTTCCATGCATCTTGCAAGATTAGAACTGAGCCAGGATGTGGTGACACCATTGCTTTGGTTAATGAACATTTTACAAAAAGGGCTTATTGCAGGTTCGTTCGTCAAGATATGCAG atgTGGGTGTTCCATAGTGTGGAAAGCATGAGCAATCATCACAGTATTGTCCTCGACTACCTCGGCCTTGTTGTCCAGAG AAGTTGTAGTTGGCCCTACAGCAAGCGTATCATTTTCACTTGA